In a single window of the Campylobacter hyointestinalis subsp. lawsonii genome:
- a CDS encoding AzlC family ABC transporter permease — translation MSKFEIFKSTIPVMMGYVPLGIAFGLYGISSGLPLWVMSLTPIFVYAGSVEFVLVAFVVTSASLVDVFIVSFLLNFRHFFYTMALLGEINQLKNRIYFIYALTDETFALLKARKSNIDENKNLLFNLTAFLNQIYWFFGVNFGALLGSNLNISYKGIDFSLVALFAVLIYQIFKNNPNTKVLFLGFGCSIVGLFIFPERYFLFGSLIAGAAILLIFKKKFN, via the coding sequence TTGTCTAAATTTGAAATATTTAAATCAACTATCCCAGTTATGATGGGATACGTTCCTCTTGGTATAGCTTTCGGGCTTTATGGTATAAGCTCTGGACTTCCACTTTGGGTCATGAGTCTCACACCCATATTTGTTTACGCAGGAAGTGTAGAGTTTGTGCTAGTCGCGTTTGTAGTCACAAGCGCATCTCTTGTTGATGTTTTTATAGTGTCGTTTTTACTGAATTTTAGGCATTTTTTCTATACTATGGCGTTACTTGGAGAGATAAATCAGCTAAAAAATCGTATTTATTTTATCTATGCTTTGACAGATGAAACTTTTGCTTTGCTTAAAGCTCGTAAATCAAACATAGATGAAAATAAAAATTTGCTTTTTAACCTAACTGCATTTTTAAATCAAATTTACTGGTTTTTTGGCGTAAATTTTGGTGCATTGCTTGGCTCAAATTTAAATATATCATATAAAGGTATAGATTTTAGTTTGGTTGCGCTTTTTGCAGTTTTGATATATCAAATTTTTAAAAATAATCCAAACACTAAAGTCTTGTTTTTAGGTTTTGGTTGCTCTATCGTCGGACTTTTTATATTTCCTGAGCGTTATTTTTTATTTGGTTCTCTTATAGCTGGAGCTGCTATTTTATTGATATTTAAGAAAAAATTTAATTAA
- a CDS encoding branched-chain amino acid transporter permease: MEYLPYILIAGFATILTRFLPYLMFKKRTQNQTLLYLQKTISLIIMVVLLIYALRNMDFSTYSLGTAAIFCLILVFVLQIWKKNSLLSIVLPTIIYMLLVRILG; the protein is encoded by the coding sequence ATGGAATACTTGCCATATATTTTGATAGCTGGATTTGCTACTATTTTAACTAGGTTTTTGCCATACTTGATGTTTAAAAAACGTACCCAAAACCAAACTTTGCTATATTTGCAAAAAACTATAAGCTTGATAATAATGGTAGTTTTGCTGATCTATGCTTTAAGAAATATGGATTTTTCTACTTATAGTCTAGGGACTGCTGCGATATTTTGTTTGATTTTAGTTTTTGTTTTACAAATTTGGAAGAAAAACTCGCTTCTTAGTATAGTGCTTCCGACTATTATTTATATGTTGCTAGTTAGGATACTAGGTTAA
- a CDS encoding hydrogenase small subunit — protein MVEHKLLNTIQDRLDALSKMPKFKKNSSIMSVLNEHGFTRRDFMKWAGAMTALMALPASFAPMVAQAAELSDRLPVIWLHMAECTGCSESLLRSDAPTIDSLIFDYISLEYHETVMAASGWQAEENLEQAIEKYKGKYVLMVEGGIPDGDSAFYLTVGPKGTTGREHAIHASDNALAIFAIGTCSSFGGIQAAAPNPTNAKPLHKITNKQVINVPGCPPSEKNIVGNVLNFLLFGTLPALDVYNRPKWAYGLRIHDLCERRGHFDAGEFVQEFGDEGAKKGYCLYKVGCKGPYTFNNCSRERFNQHTSWPIQAGHGCIGCSEPDFWDQMGPFEMPLGDRLYNTVFDGLGADAISDKIGIGVLAITGVAVAAHALIATATKEKE, from the coding sequence ATGGTTGAGCATAAACTCTTAAATACTATACAAGATAGGCTAGATGCTTTATCAAAGATGCCTAAATTTAAAAAAAATAGTTCTATAATGTCTGTTTTAAACGAACACGGCTTTACTCGTAGAGATTTTATGAAATGGGCTGGAGCGATGACTGCTCTTATGGCTTTGCCGGCTAGTTTTGCACCTATGGTAGCTCAAGCAGCTGAGCTTAGCGATAGATTGCCTGTGATTTGGCTACATATGGCTGAATGTACAGGTTGTAGTGAAAGTCTTTTAAGAAGTGATGCACCTACAATTGATAGCTTAATATTTGATTATATCAGTTTAGAGTACCATGAAACAGTTATGGCAGCTTCTGGTTGGCAAGCTGAAGAGAATTTAGAACAAGCTATAGAGAAGTATAAAGGCAAATATGTCTTAATGGTAGAAGGCGGAATTCCAGATGGCGATAGCGCCTTTTATCTAACAGTAGGCCCAAAAGGCACAACAGGTAGAGAACATGCTATCCACGCTAGTGATAATGCTCTTGCTATCTTTGCTATCGGGACTTGCTCTAGTTTTGGTGGTATTCAAGCTGCAGCTCCAAATCCTACAAACGCAAAACCACTTCACAAAATCACCAATAAACAAGTAATCAATGTCCCAGGCTGTCCGCCAAGTGAGAAAAATATAGTTGGTAATGTCTTAAATTTCTTACTATTTGGCACACTTCCAGCACTTGATGTCTATAATAGACCAAAATGGGCTTATGGACTTAGAATTCACGATCTTTGCGAGAGAAGAGGGCATTTTGATGCGGGTGAATTTGTCCAAGAATTTGGCGATGAAGGCGCTAAAAAAGGCTATTGCTTATACAAAGTCGGCTGTAAAGGGCCATATACCTTTAATAACTGCTCTAGAGAGAGATTTAATCAACACACTAGTTGGCCTATTCAAGCAGGTCATGGCTGTATCGGCTGCTCTGAGCCTGATTTTTGGGATCAGATGGGGCCATTTGAGATGCCACTAGGCGATAGATTATATAATACCGTGTTTGATGGGCTTGGAGCGGACGCTATAAGCGATAAGATCGGTATAGGTGTATTAGCCATCACAGGTGTAGCTGTAGCGGCTCACGCACTTATTGCTACTGCAACAAAAGAGAAGGAGTAA